One window from the genome of Planctomycetota bacterium encodes:
- a CDS encoding response regulator, translating into MNPKRIIVADDESHIRNVVKIKLSNAGYEVVDVPDGDQALAAFDDERPALVITDYHMPGCDGIGLVRGLVEKYPDDLPPIVMLTAQGHELPDDDARSAISRMMSKPFSPRQLVALVEEVLAEAYAKAA; encoded by the coding sequence ATGAATCCCAAACGCATCATCGTTGCGGACGACGAAAGCCACATCCGCAACGTCGTCAAAATCAAGCTATCCAACGCTGGTTACGAAGTAGTCGACGTGCCCGATGGCGACCAAGCCTTGGCCGCGTTCGACGATGAGCGGCCGGCGCTGGTCATTACCGATTATCACATGCCCGGTTGCGACGGCATCGGTTTGGTGCGTGGTCTGGTCGAGAAGTACCCGGACGACCTGCCCCCGATCGTGATGCTCACCGCACAGGGCCACGAGCTTCCCGACGACGATGCCCGATCGGCGATTTCTCGCATGATGAGCAAGCCTTTCAGCCCGCGCCAACTCGTCGCGTTGGTCGAAGAAGTGTTGGCCGAGGCTTATGCCAAGGCCGCGTGA
- a CDS encoding ATP-binding protein → MRHLWILRTLTPTLLLGAVVCFGTALFKREDVLSSLGPMGWSGLLLGGISAVLGIIGVVTYHVSSIRLAATARKHAEATELKQLDAEDAPFAPLIAAMNDCMAMAEQSVEHAVDRAKELEIELKVATGQRQHAEAVIGSISDAVVVTDSFDEVLLTNSAAKDLFGFDESSERRPLADVVRDDEIVAMMTQMRASKTRNGRRSVEHQLEVGGEPRDYKVTLSAVTDEAGEPAGVVAVLQDMTREAELARQKSEFVSSVTHELRTPLASINAYIEMLIDGEAEDDEEREKFYNIIHGEGNRLATLIDEILNISRIESGVVKIDRKPISPVLVCKDALEVIKPTAGLKNITIRETLPPSIFQVFADRDMLYQATLNLLSNAVKYTPDGGEVRCDLSVDEATNTIKLSVRDTGYGIPEDALPKLFNKFYRVKQNEKVAKGTGLGLALVKHVIEKVHDGKVSVASKVGKGSCFTMELPALK, encoded by the coding sequence GTGCGACACCTCTGGATCCTTAGAACGCTGACACCGACGCTCCTCCTTGGGGCGGTGGTGTGCTTCGGGACGGCCTTGTTCAAGCGCGAGGACGTTTTGTCTTCGCTTGGTCCGATGGGCTGGAGCGGGCTGCTGCTCGGTGGAATCTCGGCCGTGCTGGGCATCATCGGCGTGGTCACTTACCACGTCTCGTCAATCCGACTCGCGGCGACGGCCCGCAAACACGCCGAGGCCACGGAACTCAAGCAACTCGACGCCGAGGACGCCCCGTTCGCACCGCTCATCGCGGCGATGAACGATTGCATGGCGATGGCCGAGCAGAGCGTCGAGCATGCGGTGGATCGTGCCAAGGAACTCGAGATCGAACTCAAGGTCGCGACCGGTCAGCGCCAACACGCCGAGGCGGTCATCGGCTCGATCAGCGATGCCGTCGTCGTGACCGATTCGTTCGACGAGGTGCTGCTCACCAACAGCGCGGCCAAAGACCTTTTCGGTTTTGACGAGTCGTCCGAACGCCGGCCGTTGGCCGATGTGGTGCGCGATGACGAGATCGTCGCGATGATGACGCAGATGCGTGCGAGCAAGACCCGCAACGGTCGGCGCTCCGTCGAGCACCAACTCGAAGTCGGCGGAGAACCAAGGGACTACAAAGTCACGCTCAGCGCGGTGACCGATGAAGCCGGTGAGCCTGCGGGCGTCGTTGCCGTGCTGCAGGACATGACCCGCGAGGCCGAGCTTGCCCGACAAAAGAGCGAGTTCGTCAGTAGCGTCACCCACGAACTGCGCACGCCGCTGGCGAGTATCAACGCCTACATCGAGATGCTCATCGACGGGGAAGCCGAGGACGACGAAGAGCGTGAGAAGTTCTACAACATCATCCATGGTGAGGGGAATCGCCTCGCCACGCTTATCGACGAAATTCTGAACATCAGCCGCATCGAAAGCGGTGTGGTGAAGATCGACCGCAAGCCGATCAGTCCGGTGCTCGTCTGCAAGGACGCACTCGAAGTGATCAAGCCGACCGCCGGGCTCAAGAACATCACCATTCGCGAAACGCTGCCGCCGAGCATCTTCCAGGTCTTCGCCGATCGCGACATGCTGTACCAGGCCACGCTCAACCTGCTGAGCAACGCCGTCAAATACACGCCCGACGGCGGCGAAGTCCGGTGTGATCTCTCGGTGGATGAGGCGACCAACACGATCAAGCTCAGCGTCCGCGACACCGGTTACGGCATCCCCGAGGATGCGCTGCCCAAGCTGTTCAACAAGTTCTACCGCGTGAAGCAGAACGAAAAGGTCGCCAAGGGGACGGGGCTCGGGCTCGCGCTGGTCAAGCATGTGATCGAAAAAGTTCACGACGGGAAAGTCAGCGTCGCCAGCAAGGTCGGCAAGGGCAGTTGTTTCACCATGGAACTGCCGGCTCTGAAGTAA
- a CDS encoding secretin and TonB N-terminal domain-containing protein, which produces MSVTNVHPRKRTMIRVGLGLIALAAGAAVHHFGQRAALIPSPQSAVAEVAEVAMPMGIYAEVTGEPAEPEPSEPTSEPMPVVAAESGGMLPDLSALFDSEAIEKTLAKTLGGQGDGDAVTLPIVDPFADTEPALIEQESTPLSSEDVVFTDSYSVGDIHVTDAPVDQVLRMLAEQTQMNIIAHEGVTGNITANLYGVTVEEALDAILRSNGFEYRNAGNFVHVYTADDFAALQQSDAMTETRVFRVFHIEAVEAERLIKPVLTENAVVAVSSAPRTGISSGDGTIDTGGFNYSNDELLVITDNVDNLDNVRRLLDDIDRRPAQILIEATILRATLSEDNALGVDFNVLGGVDFTEVTLGGGQVLAGASDALVSPDAASIGTGQSFSSPAAGGLRFGLVTGDVSVFINALEGVTDTAILANPKVLALNKQEGRVLVGRRDGFLTTTVTETSTVQSVDFLETGTRLVFRPYITDDGFVRLEVRPEDSNGGVNAANLPFEETTEVSTNVIVKDGHTIVIGGLFREFSSTARRQVPGLGNVPGVGSLFRSQSDSTIREEIVILLTPHIIKDNDEYAARSAEELATAERLRIGVREGMMPWGRERLAEGFYESALRELRKEDADERKAIFDLNAAIHLNPKFLEAIELREELTGRAVSAVDNSSIRTFLRDHLMRETRVEALLNDRPRPREFVVGETKLPTSRPAEPMFANKEEEPEPESATESEWDALLESIADVDPSETITE; this is translated from the coding sequence ATGTCCGTGACCAACGTACACCCACGCAAGCGCACCATGATCAGGGTCGGCCTCGGCCTGATCGCCTTGGCCGCCGGTGCCGCGGTGCATCACTTCGGCCAGCGTGCCGCGCTTATTCCGTCGCCGCAGTCGGCGGTCGCCGAAGTCGCCGAGGTTGCGATGCCCATGGGGATCTACGCGGAAGTGACCGGCGAGCCGGCCGAACCCGAGCCATCCGAACCAACGTCCGAGCCGATGCCTGTGGTTGCCGCTGAAAGTGGTGGCATGTTGCCGGACCTGTCGGCACTCTTCGACTCGGAAGCCATCGAGAAGACCCTGGCCAAAACGCTCGGTGGCCAAGGCGATGGCGACGCGGTCACGCTACCGATCGTTGATCCCTTCGCGGACACCGAGCCGGCACTGATTGAGCAAGAGTCCACGCCGCTCTCGTCCGAGGATGTCGTCTTCACCGACAGCTACAGCGTCGGCGACATTCACGTCACCGACGCACCGGTCGATCAGGTGCTCCGCATGCTCGCCGAGCAGACCCAGATGAACATCATCGCCCACGAGGGCGTGACCGGGAACATCACCGCCAACCTCTACGGCGTCACCGTTGAGGAAGCGCTGGACGCGATTCTCCGGAGCAACGGTTTCGAATATCGCAACGCCGGCAACTTCGTCCACGTCTACACGGCCGACGACTTTGCCGCCCTGCAACAGTCCGACGCGATGACCGAGACGCGGGTATTTCGTGTCTTTCACATCGAGGCGGTCGAGGCCGAGCGGTTGATCAAGCCCGTGCTCACCGAGAACGCGGTCGTTGCTGTCAGCAGCGCGCCGAGAACCGGCATCAGCAGCGGCGATGGCACCATCGACACCGGCGGTTTCAACTACTCGAACGACGAGCTGCTCGTCATCACCGACAACGTCGACAACCTCGACAACGTGCGCCGACTCCTCGACGACATCGACCGTCGGCCGGCGCAAATCCTGATCGAGGCGACGATCCTCCGCGCCACGCTCAGCGAAGACAACGCACTCGGTGTGGACTTCAACGTCCTCGGCGGTGTCGACTTCACCGAAGTGACACTCGGCGGTGGTCAGGTGCTTGCCGGGGCAAGCGACGCGTTGGTGAGCCCCGATGCCGCGTCGATCGGCACCGGTCAGAGTTTCTCCAGCCCGGCAGCGGGCGGGCTTCGCTTCGGCCTGGTCACCGGCGATGTCTCCGTTTTCATCAACGCCCTCGAAGGCGTCACCGACACGGCAATCCTCGCCAACCCGAAGGTTCTCGCACTCAACAAACAGGAGGGCCGCGTGCTCGTCGGTCGGCGGGACGGCTTCCTCACCACGACCGTGACCGAAACGTCCACGGTCCAAAGCGTCGACTTTCTCGAGACCGGCACACGGTTGGTCTTCCGCCCGTACATCACCGACGACGGTTTCGTCCGGCTCGAGGTCCGTCCCGAGGACTCCAACGGCGGCGTCAACGCGGCGAACCTGCCCTTCGAGGAAACCACCGAAGTCTCGACCAACGTGATCGTCAAGGACGGCCACACGATCGTCATCGGCGGTCTGTTCCGTGAGTTCTCCAGCACGGCTCGCCGACAGGTGCCCGGCCTTGGCAACGTCCCCGGTGTCGGCTCGCTGTTTCGCAGCCAGTCCGATTCCACGATCCGTGAGGAGATCGTCATTCTCCTCACGCCGCACATCATCAAGGACAACGACGAGTACGCCGCCCGCAGCGCCGAAGAACTTGCCACCGCGGAGCGTCTGCGGATCGGTGTTCGCGAGGGCATGATGCCGTGGGGTCGTGAGCGTCTGGCCGAAGGCTTCTACGAATCGGCCCTGCGCGAGCTTCGCAAGGAAGACGCCGACGAGCGAAAAGCGATCTTCGACCTGAACGCCGCGATCCACCTGAACCCGAAGTTTCTCGAAGCCATCGAGCTGCGTGAGGAGCTGACCGGTCGGGCCGTGTCGGCGGTTGACAACAGCTCAATCCGGACCTTTCTCCGCGATCATCTGATGCGTGAGACGCGCGTGGAGGCGTTGCTCAACGACCGGCCGCGTCCGCGCGAGTTCGTTGTCGGCGAGACCAAGCTCCCGACATCGCGTCCGGCCGAACCGATGTTCGCGAACAAGGAGGAGGAGCCCGAGCCCGAGTCGGCCACCGAAAGCGAATGGGACGCGTTGCTCGAGAGCATCGCCGATGTCGATCCCAGCGAGACCATCACCGAGTAG
- a CDS encoding tetratricopeptide repeat protein, giving the protein MKRPIFITLALVLAAGCADGVKPQQAASEAANQRWNAARSGVLLSLAEDQFESGDLAKSRLTADEALTLNPGDARLLTLRARIAIEEGKLENADADLTAALELSPDNAESHYLAGIVDQRWQRPDAALGHYEAASRLEADEPAYLLAHAEALVSVGRDDEALHILQDRVVHFEHSAPVRSAVAELHMRRGDFALAAEMYRHASVLDRDDLQLRERLALATFQAGQMREAELELSRLLKDPAFAERADLWLAYGEALLAVGQFRDGRDAFLTVTRLAPRGVPGWAGLTKASLELGDGRRAVGAARQVETLEPDNPESHLLLGLSAQLNGDHEQALAAYRFAARLDPSDPLPACLEGRLLQIRGDIAAAAESFARALDIDPDDPLARQLASTLGS; this is encoded by the coding sequence ATGAAACGACCTATTTTCATTACGCTCGCATTGGTGCTAGCCGCCGGTTGTGCCGACGGCGTCAAGCCGCAGCAGGCGGCGTCGGAAGCGGCGAACCAACGTTGGAACGCTGCCCGGAGTGGCGTGTTGCTGAGCCTCGCGGAGGATCAGTTCGAATCCGGCGACCTCGCCAAGTCGAGACTCACCGCCGACGAGGCTCTCACGCTCAACCCCGGCGACGCACGGTTGCTCACCCTCCGCGCCCGCATCGCGATCGAAGAGGGCAAACTTGAGAACGCCGACGCGGACCTGACGGCTGCTCTCGAATTGTCGCCGGACAACGCCGAGTCTCACTACCTCGCGGGGATCGTCGACCAGCGTTGGCAGCGTCCGGACGCCGCGCTTGGTCACTACGAAGCGGCGTCGAGGCTGGAGGCGGACGAGCCGGCTTACCTGTTGGCCCATGCCGAGGCGTTGGTCAGCGTCGGTCGCGACGATGAGGCGCTGCACATTCTCCAAGACCGTGTCGTCCATTTTGAGCACAGCGCCCCGGTCCGCAGCGCGGTGGCCGAGCTGCACATGCGGCGGGGCGATTTCGCGTTGGCGGCGGAGATGTACCGGCATGCGTCGGTGCTCGACCGTGACGACCTGCAACTCCGCGAACGGCTCGCGTTGGCCACGTTCCAGGCCGGGCAGATGCGCGAGGCGGAGCTTGAACTGTCGCGACTTCTCAAGGATCCGGCGTTTGCCGAGCGTGCCGATCTTTGGCTCGCGTACGGCGAAGCGCTGCTCGCCGTGGGACAGTTCAGGGATGGACGCGATGCCTTTCTTACGGTAACTCGGCTTGCACCGCGCGGCGTTCCCGGTTGGGCCGGACTCACCAAGGCCTCGCTCGAACTCGGTGACGGTCGGCGAGCGGTCGGGGCGGCCCGGCAAGTCGAAACTCTGGAACCCGATAATCCCGAGAGCCATCTGTTGCTGGGGCTTTCCGCGCAGCTCAACGGCGATCACGAACAGGCCCTCGCGGCTTACCGCTTCGCCGCCCGGCTCGACCCCAGCGATCCGCTGCCGGCCTGCCTGGAGGGGCGTCTTCTGCAAATCCGTGGCGATATCGCGGCCGCCGCCGAGTCCTTCGCCCGTGCTCTGGACATCGATCCGGATGATCCGCTGGCACGGCAACTGGCGAGCACTCTCGGATCGTGA